The genomic stretch TTACAAAGGACATATTTGCTTCTTACACCAAATGAGCGAAGCCCAGGGAACCGTTggctttttttctctaatatcctcccacgcagatttcaaattaaaattcccATCATAAGAAAGACTCCAAACACATCTGTCAACACATTCATAATTTGAGATTTTAATTTGCAAAACAGCATTAAAAACATCTGTCATGAAGCATGAATTTACCACAGGTATGTTCCACCTATGATTGACGATAAATCTGTCCACCTTTCCATCAAGCATCGATCTATCCACATCTTCCACACACTCTTCCAGTGCAAAGCCTCCCACCCAAttatccttccaaaattttatattgCGACCATCACCAACTACCCATCTCTccttagaagaaataaaattccaaatttttcTAATGCCAGGCCATATGGAAGAAGCACTATATCCTTCCTTCGGTAACCCCTGTTTATTTAGGAATCTAGCTCTCAAGAATCTACTGGCCAAGGAATTTTCATGCTTGATACGCCATGCTGTTTTACAGAGCATAGCTTTATTCACATCTCTCAATCTTCTCAATCCTAACCCCCCTTCCTCCTTCGGCTTACAACATTGATCCCAattaacaataattttttttgtggcaTCAATCTCTCCTGACCAGACAAAATTGcgcatccatctctccaaaGTTGTAATTAGCGACGACGGCCACCAATACACAGCAAAACTATGAGCTGGCATACTCATAATCACCGATTTCACTAATTCAACTCTTCCTGCCAGGGATAACATCTTGCCCTTCCACCCAGCCAAACGGCCTTTTACTTTGTCCATAATAGGCATCACAAAATCTTTCTTAACTctacctttaaaaatctccacccccaGGTATCTTGTAGGAAATGTACAAAGGGAAATCCCCAATTCTTCTACAATAGCCCTCTTTCTCTGAGAAGATATCGAGCCCAcaaacaatttacttttctccaAATTGATACATTGGCCAGAAAATTCTTGATACATGTTAAGAAACTTCTTCAGATGTCTAACATATCTGATAGATGCATTAGCAAAGATGAATATATCGTCAGCAAACAAACTGTGAACTGGCGTCATCACATCACGAGGACCCTTAATaggctttaatttattttcttccactAGTTTATTCAAACCTCTGCAGAGAACCTCTTCAGCCAAAATGAACAGCATTGGGGAAatagggtccccttgtctcaaaccccTCTCCACTCCAAAATATCCAATCGGACCACCATTGAAAATTACAGAGATCTTCGCAGAGACCAGCATCTGGTAGACCCATCGAATCCAGGTCTCTGAAAACCCAAACTTTCTCaatacatgaaaaataaaatcccagtCAATTGTATCGTAAGCCTTCTGAATATCTATCTTCACCCCCATGCCACCCCCTCTAGTCGCAGAGAACATCATATTAGATAACTCAGAGGCAAGGGTAATATTGGAGTGAATGATTTTTCCCTTCTGGAATGCTCCTTGCTCCTCCGAAATGAGCCGAGGCATCACCTCAGAAAGTCTTAAAGCCattattttagaaacaattttacaaaaaaaattgcccATGCATAAAGGCCTAAACTTATCTAAAGCATTTGCCCCTTCGATCTTCGGGATTAACACCAAAAAATTGCTATTAAGACCATAAGGCATTCGACCTTTACTGAAGAAGCCCCTAATAGCATTACAAACATCATTAGAAATTATAACCCAGCAAGATTTATAGAACATACCAGGAAAACCGTCTGGGCCTGGAGAGCTTTCCGGATCAAGGTCCCAAACCGCTTTTTTAATCTCATCATTAGATGGCATCGCGTCCATCCTCCATCTATCAATGTCCGTCAAAACCTTCGGAATGCAGTCCATCATTTCCATGTGGTCAACAGTAGccgatttttttaaaaaattttcataatagcTCTTAGTAAAATCCTCCAACTGCATCTTCTCATTGATGATCTGACCTGAATCAGTTTTCAGATATCTAAtggtatttttcattcttctcaCCTTCACAGCCATATGAAAGAATTTCGAGCTTCTATCTCCCTGAGTTCTCCATCTAATCCGAGCTTTTTCAGCCTAGAATTTTTCATATCCCTCCATTGCCTTCAAGTACCTagtttttgcatcagcttcaCGAGCAAAATTTTGATCGTTCATACCAATCTCCTCTATCTCCTTTTGAATCTCTTCCAACCCCTTTAGCGCCTCTTCCTTTTCCAAATTCACATTGGGAAATGTTTCCCTAGCCCACTCCTTAATCACAATtttcaatcttttaattttctgactAAAAATATAGAGAGCCGATCCAGACATCCATTCATCCCAGGATTCTTTCACAATTTTTAGGAAATTTTCGTGATCAATCCAAGACCTCTGAAACCTGAAAGGGCAATTAGAGGGCTTCACCAATGCTTCTGACACCACCAATAGGGGAGAATGGTCTGATGCACAATTAGATAGCACCTTTTGGTGGCAATCCTGAAACTCTGAAATCCAAGCATCTGTGCAGAAACTTCTATCCAGAACTGCCACAACAttacctcttcttctattattagtCCAAGTATACTTTCGACCCTGTGAAGGAATCTGAATAAGGGAGCAGCTATCCACCAATGCCCCAAAATCTGCCGCAGAGCCTAGATTAAAAGATCCTGGACCTCTTTTTTCATGAGCATACAGAGTAGCATTAAAGTCTCCAGTCACCAGCCAGGGGATGCCTTGACCCGGGTTCGATGCCGCCAAATTACTCCACAAGTCTCTCCTTGCTGCTCTGAAGCAATTAGCATGAATAAAAGACACAGTGAAGATATTCGACTGCCACTGCACACGTAAAGTAATATGTTGATCAGAGCAAGAGACACCTTGCGGCTTAGACAAACTCCTTCTCCAAACCACCCACAGATTTGGAACCTTATCCTACCtatcattatgaataaaatccgcTTCAAAATCAAGATTATTGAAAAACCTCTTTGGAAATTTCTGCACCTCCAACATAGGTTCAGCTATGCATATAATTTATGGGGAACTCATCGAAACAATATTCCCTAAGGCCAACCTAGcagccttcttcttcattcctctgatattccaaaataaaatcttcatagTCATTTTTTTAAGAGAGCCAATCTGTCAGATTTTCGAGCAGTTTGCTCATTAAGGGAgaaagattttcctttttgctgTCTTCTCCCCTCCATATTGCTCTCGAGGATGCTCACCATTCTATCAACTTCTACCACGTCTTCATGATACACAATCATAACCCCGTCCTTGTACTGCAACTGAGTTTTTGGATTATCAATTTGAGGCTCGAACCTCACATCCCTACCCTCTTCGATCTCACCATGCTGACCTGAACCAATGTGATCCTCCCTGCCATAGATAGCCTCATCCTCCTCTGAAATGGGAGAGTTACACCTACGGTGATCAATCTCTGCCTCATCTCCTGGTTCAGATATATGATCCATATCCGCTCCATCCACCGACCCAGATTCCTCATTGAATGTAGACACCAATCCATTACCCTCCATACTGTTAACTGCACCCATACGATTGTGATTTGTTCCCATATTGGTAGACTTCTCTAAGGGAATAATTATTTCAATATCTCCCTGCCCCTGCACACCTTCCTTAGACGTTGGACTATTGTCCCTAATCTGAGTTCTTAATATGGTAGGAGGCTGCCTCATATGGGtaagatttctacccaaattggAAACAAATCCTTCACCCAAACCACCGCCCTCTGAGCTGGATCTCCGCCCTGCACCACCTTCATTCACCATGGTTGCCGCCCCAGTGTCTCGAGCATccacctccttcttctctttgcaTTGGAACAAAGTATGCCCgatttttttgcaaaaaccacATTTAGCTAACCCATCTTCATATACGATTAActgtttaaaccaaaaaatcTCCCCCGTTCCTGGTTGCTTTCTTTCCACCTGAATCTCTtccacccttttctccccaattaTCACTTCTACCTAAACACGCGCAAAATTCCCCATTGCCGCCGATCTGGTGCGTCTGTCCAGGGCCACAGGTCTACCTGCCCCTTtagccattgtcaacaagatcttctcatgccagtattccagGGGAAGGCCTGGAAATCTGATCCACACCAGTTTGGTTGGGTTGTTCACCGCATGCACATCAAAATCTGGTTTCCAGCGTTGGAATCGAATCAATTGTCCTCTAACCTTGATTAGGTTCCTTCTCCAAATGGCAGACATATCTCCTTccaactcaaactgaaataaaatgaagCCTTTCCCCATAGGAGACAAAGAAATTCTCCCCTTCAAATTCCACCCCTCTCCTGCATCTTTACGAATATCATTCATAGACATAAATTTGAAGTTTGCCCTACCTATCAAAGCAAACTTGAATTTTTCCAGCCTCTCCTCATATGCCTCCTGCGGGATGATAATCTTAGTGTGCGCCCCAGCATGAATTGGATCCGGCAACTGCTCCACGTCCGGTAAAGCCTTACCCACAACAGTAGAAAAAGTTTTCTTCACACCATCCCCTCTATCTTTCTGATTTCTGCTGTCATCCACCTTAGTACTCAGATCTTCTTTGGCTTGAAACTCAGATTCTTCTCTAACCGCTTCCGATGCATCCTTTAATTTAGGTTTCCAGAAATCAGTAAGGCAAAGTTGCCTGCCCCTATCCGGCGGTCTTCCTCCCCCTAGGTCATGATCCATATCTCTACCATCATCTACCACATTCAAAAACGCCATCGTCTCCCCAGATTTCTGGTTCAGTCGCTGCACCCTGATAACTTTTCCTATAGATCACCTGTATCCTTCGGACGCCGTGAGAACTtcagatctgctcggatctgctcggatctgctcggatctgctttcctcttcttccaaagTCGTCCTGAGATTCGAAAATCTCCTCaagatctgctcggatctgctcggatctgcgaCTTCACTGTGTTCTCTTGGCCACTAAATGGTTTTCTCACATAGATGTTGCAGTTCATATCGTATATCCGATCTGACGACTTGTTACTGCTATTGTCGATGACTCGATGCCCCAGTTCCGACGAGGCGACGACCTGCTATTGCTGCTATCGACGCCTGAGTTTCCTTCGATCGGCTGTTGTCGGTGCCCGAGATCGATGACTGCTACTGCTACTTTCGacgagggaagaagaagaagaggaagaagaagactgctactgctactgtcgATGACTCGACGGCAGAGTTCCGACGACTAGCCAGTTCACCACCCATTCACTCAATGTGGAATCATCTAGTTAATGGCTGCATCAAGATAAACATtgatggatgctctcttgggAACCCGGGATATGCAGGCACATGGGGAATTTTTTGAGATCATGTAGGGCGTCCTATGAAGTGTTTCTCTTCATTTCTAGGAATCTCAACAAACTATGATGCTGAGTTTGTTGCTTTCTTTGAAGCCATCCCTATTGCCAACGAGCTAAGTTTGTCTTGGATTGAAGTGGAATGTGACTCACATTCAGTTGTTTGGTGTCTGCAAAATAAGATTATTCCCTGGAAGTTTAGACAAAAATGGTTCTCCTTGCTGAGATATTTAAATGATGCTAGATGGAATATTAGTCACTGCTTCAGAGAGGTGAATATGGTAGCTGATAGCCTTGCTAAGCATGCGACATCAACAAGAACATCAACATTTTGGAATGAAGCTCCTAGATTTACTGTTAATGATGTTGATTGGGATGCCATAGAGAGACCCCAGTATAGATTCAAGTGATTGGTTGGTTGATAGGCTTTAGATAGATTTTGtttgcttagttttcttctctactGATGGcgatgccaaaggtggagttgAAGATTAGGTGTTGATCTATTTTCGTCTAGGTCTctttctgttgatggcaatgctgaagatGGAATTGAGATTTGGTTTTCTGTTTCAATTATGCCCAAAAGGGTTTCtctgtattttattcattattttttttataaaatcttGCTGgcctttagcgaaaaaaaaaatgtaaattagatgaatattgaattgaattgggagttttttatttttttattttttttttatttttatttttttaagttttgaaGAACTTCACATTTGGGCAACATAAAACctagaaatgaagaaattgCCCAAATTTTCTAAAACCCACATTCCCATTTGTCAAGactacaaattgggagagggGTTTAGTGTAGGAGACTTATCCTAGCCAGattgatggatcaatttgagtccACGAGCCCTCCCTagtgaaatccccaatttgggtaactaaaccTTAGAAATGGTTTAGCTAAACTTACTGGGTGTCATGGATAGAATCTAGAGTTGCCTCACTGGCTGGAAGGGAAAACTCTTGTCTATGGTAGGTAGGTGCAGCTGGTCCAATCTGTGATCTCAGGTATGCCTTCACACAGCATGTCAGTGTACTGGTGGCCCTCTTCCATGATATCTTTATTAGAaaagtggatgagaaatttcatttggTCTGGTGACTTAGACTCTTCGAAGGCTATCACTGTCAAATGGAATCAGGTTTATAAACCAAAGGAAGAGGGGGGGGTCTAGGAATCCGTCGGCTAAGGGATGTCAACTCTGCTCTGTTATCTAAACAGGCGTGGAATATTAAGCATGGCTCCTCTGGTCTGAGCTCTTTCTTCAAACCTAGACATTTGGTGTCTAATGGCTTATTTAAAATATCATACACTTCTTCCTCCATTGGACTGGGTATCAGAAGAGTATGGAAGTTTATTTCTAGCAAAGAAAGGTAGATTGTGGTCAATggcagaaaaataaatttttggaaggataacTGGGTTGGTGACTCTTCTATTATGGAGCATCTAAACATGGGAAAAGAGGCTTTTTCTGAAGCAAAACTTAAAGTTGCTGCCGTCATCTCAGAAAATCAGTGGAACCTTCTTGAGGTATCTTCTACccttttgaaaatattttcaacaTGATTCCAAGCATCCCCCTACCTTCGTCTTTTGTTGAAGACCATTGCTTCTGAAACTGCATCCCTTTGGGAACTTTCTCCACATTCTCTGCTTGGGCGAAATTCGTCGAAGAAACCCAAAAGTCCCTTAGTTTTCAATGGTTTGGAGATCAAAGCTGCAGCCAAGACAAAAAATGTTTGCTTGGAGACTTATGAATGGCAAGTTGCCTACTGATGATCAGATTAGAGCCAAGAGCGTCCCCCTCCCTTCTCAATGCTCTCTTTGTCTGATGGATGAGGAATCAGTGAAGCACCTCTTTTTAGACTGTAGGTTCACGAGGGAAGTATGAAATAGATTCTTTTCCTGCTTTAATTTGACCTGGATTAATCATTCAAGTATTCTTGAATTGGTAAATTGGTGGATTAGAAAATGTAGAGTGATCTCTGTGAAGGATCCATGGTTAGCTGGCTTTATTCTTATCTCTAACCATATTTGGAGAGAAGGAACTCCAGACGATTTTAGACGTTATCTAGAGATACATTATTTTCAAAATGGTCAAGAGAGATCTCAGGGAGTTTGCTCTTCACTTATAGGTCGTAGTAAACCACATTTCAGACCTCCTTATTTGCAGGAATCTCGGTATACAGGGTCTTCCTAACAAGCCGCAATCCTTCTTGGAAATTATCTGGTGTAAACCACATGTTGGGTGGGTTAAACTCAATGTTGATGGGTGTTCATTAGGTAATCCTGGTAGAGCTAGTGCAGGGGGTCTATTCAGGGACAGCCTTGGTCGATCCATTGAAGCTTTCTCAATTTCCCTGGGAATCCAAAATAATTTCTATGCCGAGTTCCGTGGTCTGATGGAAGGTTTATACAAAGCTAAATTGCTAGCATTCCAGAAACTTTGGATAGAGTCAGATTCAAAAGCTGTGGTGATGGCAGTTCAGGGAAATCATATTCCTTGGTTTGTGATGCAAGATTGGATAGGTATTGCTCATTTTCTGTCAtctattgagttgaaaattGCCCATTGCTTCAGGGAAGGAAATGTCATCGCCGATTTCCTCGCAAAGCATGCTGCCAAAAATAACTTCTCAGGAAATGTCATGTCTTTCCCTTCTCATATCAGGGATAAGCTGTTGCATGATGCTGTAAAAAAGCCTTgctacaaattttatttttaataattggttttccctgctaatggcaatgccgaaggcgGAGAATTTCCATCATCTCTCTTCTGATGTactttgtttctatttattaATTTTCGATAAAAATTCCAGtacctttagaaaaaaaaatgcttgaaATGCCAATTATTTATACCAGTCCCTTGGCAACATGCGACAAAATTGTCTTTCATGTCCAACCTACTACTTTCCGCCATGTAGGAAATGAACATATTGGGGCTTTCACACCATTTTGATCCCAATTTTGACCATGCACAACGTTAGTGTCAGTCCTTCAAATGACCGATACTCCACCTCGAACCTTGAAGATTAGGCCACCGTGTTGATCTCGAATCAACCTTTCCATGTAGATCACATTGTTATCAGGATCATCCAATGAAATTCATAAAACATGCATGCCTCTCAAGTACCTCGACTATTATCTTCACCGTGAAGCGTCTGCCTACGCTCCTCTAAGTACCTCGACCACCATTTTCACCGCTAGGCGGCTGCCCATGCACTTCTAATACCTCAACTCAGTCCTCAGCCTTTGGCGACATCCACATCTtattctccctccccccctcGCCCCTCCCTTCAAGTATCTCTAATAAAAAATCGTGTGCTCGGACGTCAACCTAAGAAACTGAATCTCTAGATCCTTCGTGTGTTTTCTTCTGGCAAGAAATGAGAAAACAATGAAAGCTAAACATTAGAAAGCACAAGCTTTCCTTTACATGAAAAGCAGCTTGATGGGCTTTGTTTACATTATTTAcgttattcaaaaaaaaaaaaaaaaagctttgttTACAGCGTATCGAGGTTTAGCTTTTGCAGACGTTCCCATGAACATTGGTTGAGAAAATATGCCAACAGTGCAATGTTTCGGAACTTTAAACCAAATCCAGTCCTTTTCATGGTTCTTTTCCATGATTTGGATACTTATTCTAGCACACACAAAATGATTTGGCTGTTGCCGACCCAAGCTCAAGTTCGTTGGGCGAATATATGCAATGTTtgggaacttttaatcaaaacCAGTCTTTTTAAGCTCTGGATAATTATTCTTCCACAAAAACACAGAAAAAGTACCTTTACTCACCCTTCACGTCTCCCTCTCTATCTTATCACAGTCTATATAAGTCTCCAAGCATGTTCTTTTGTTTCTATCACAGCCACGAGCAACAAGCAACAAACACTACCCAATACCCAGCCTGCCTTCGTTCCTACTGTAATGGCAACTGCTGTTCTTTCCAAGCAAACATTATCCAAATGGTTCTCCAACAAGAGTTTCGTGCTAAGTGCCCATCGCCTTCATCATCATTCCAAACAGGAATCAAACGATGAACTCCAACAAATATTTCGTCGCTTGGACACTAACGGTAACGGAAAGATCGAAGGCTTTGAACTCAGATCATACTTTGCCCCTATAAGGGAGTTCATGTCACCTAAGGAGGCTCAAGGTGTGATCAATGAACTGGATGCAGCTGGTGGCGACAATTTGACGCTAGATTTTGACGATTTTGCGAAGTTGATGGAACGTGAAGGTGGGAATGATGATCTGAAAAGAGGGTTTGATATGTTCGCATTGATGGGTTCTGGGTCCATTACAACAGAGGGCTTGCAGAGGATCTTCAGTTGCCTTGGCAACAAAATGTCCAATGAAGAGTGCAAGACCATCATACAGGCATTCGACCTCAACGGCGACTGTGTGATTGACTTCTCTGAGTTCCAGCAGTTGATGGCTTAGTCATATTAATGTTTGCACCTGTTCTATGAGTGTGTGTTAGTATATGCAAATAAGTTTACAGACATAAAAATAATGGCCTTAACGCTGTAAAATGTCTGTAAGACACCAGGTGGGTGTCCTATGTTATTAATAATTCTGAACAGGTTTGCTATAAATTATGGTGTTCAAACTTTGTAATGTCTTGTTATCTCTTAAGTTGGCAATTTGCTATTGCAATTTGAGACTTGGATGTCTCTTGACTGTCCTCATGCTCCAAAACCAAAGTAAGCAAGAGGGCACTGGAGGACAGAATGCCCTTAGAGCTTACATTAAGGAAGGAGACAAAACGAATCCTAAACATAGTTTTAAAAGTCTGATCAGATCGATCAGGATGGCTttgattggattggtatcggaCATGATTCCCTAGTATAATTAAGCATAAATATAAGACTCTTAatatatttcagtttttaatttGGTTGATGGGTGAGCCCAAGCCCATGAGCAGTTTATATAGGGCCCACAGCAAAGTAAATTTGGGGTTTTATCGTTGCTTTTAATCTTAGTGGTAAGAACTTAATTAGGTGGATGGTTGAAATTGTTTACAATTTTCATTAGgtatttccttttcttcaaataagtagtggggttttttttttttttggaaagaacttCACATGTTCCAAGCATTGAAAAGCTTGAAGATAAGCTTAGAAGTGCTTATATCATGCCGGATTAGCACATCACTACTCTCTATCATTCTTTGGAGAGTTCGATAGCCAATTTCAAATATGTAGACTGCATCATATTGATACAATTTTTACCCAATTATAATGGATCAATGAAAGACTGACTGAATATATAGTTGCTTCAATGGCTACAATAACTATTGTGGATGGTAAGGCCTAAGTGAAATAGTGGTTCTAACTATATATCTCTTcattataggtttttttttttttttttttttattagattacAGTTATGTGAGAAGCTTACTCATCAGTTCCATCACCTCTATTGATGGCAATGTTGAAGGTGGAAGAGTGGGATTAGTGGTCGATCTCTATAATCTATGTGGAGATTTCCTTGCTATAGCTTGATGTAAtacccattttttattttttaataaagtcTGGGAATTTctaggaaaaaaagaagctcACTCATCTCTCTATTCTATGTAAAAACCATTCGTGGGCTGCTCATCTTACTTGATCACTTCAGCTTACTGAGATATTTAGCTTGTTAGCTTTTTTTTCATGTTCGAGATTGGGGATTTCCTAAATGATTTGCAAATAATTTAGGAAAGTAATATGATTCCCCCAAATTTTTatcaaagtaaaataaaaaaaaaaaattcatattttctttgttttttataataatttacaaaattaaTAATTGGGGAAAATGTTTGGTCTAAAGTAAAACAACTACTTCTTTTTATGCTAAAAGGTAAATTtattaaaatggaagaaaaaggatCAATACAAGAAAAGAAAGCCTCAAACTCGTTCTCTttaaccccaccttcggcattgccatcagcaggggaaaaGAGAATGCCTTAACCAATCTATAGTTAGGTATGCCATTTGCATCTCTACATAACAAATCAACAATGTGCGGTGGAAATGATACATTTGATTCTGATAACCCAGTCTTTGCCGCATCCGTAGCTAAGTAGTCAGCTATAGAATTTGCCTCTctgaaataattaaataattcacATATAATTGTAATTGGACTAAAATAATTCAGAATCAATGTGAAAcctaaatgaaaaataaaaggaccAAGAATATGACCCCAAGTTGTGACATATAAACAATTAATACGTGAGATCAAATCTTGTCTTAAATAGTCCAATTGTTATGACCAAATTTTGGTAAACTTTTTACATATTATTAAATTTGTTCAAACCgaaaattttcagatttctaATCAATTCCAAGTATGAATACTTATGACTTAATAGAAGTTAAAACCTTGCCATAAGTAAGTGGTAATCAAGTACTTAATAGCGATACCTATCAACCTGATTGGGTGCTCAAATTAATTTGGACTTAGATTTTGTGATGGGTAATTTCTAATTGGATACCTACTAAAACTAACTTGAGGAGCTCAGTTGTGATAATCTGGAAAGATTTCGCGAAGGGATGACTCGTCCCAACCTCTGGTCCCCCTTGCCATCATATTTAAAGAGAGTATCCCCTACCAAATGGATTAATTGGATCCATCCAAGGGTGGCTTGATCAGTAgaggaaatatattttattgtAAGTTGTCATTCATCACCAATGATCTTCCATCTCTATGAGTTATGAaaacttttgaattttttggttTTCAGCAAAGATGGTTTATTCAGCAAAGATGGAGGGGTATTCTCTCT from Macadamia integrifolia cultivar HAES 741 chromosome 11, SCU_Mint_v3, whole genome shotgun sequence encodes the following:
- the LOC122092880 gene encoding uncharacterized protein LOC122092880, producing MAFLNVVDDGRDMDHDLGGGRPPDRGRQLCLTDFWKPKLKDASEAVREESEFQAKEDLSTKVDDSRNQKDRGDGVKKTFSTVVGKALPDVEQLPDPIHAGAHTKIIIPQEAYEERLEKFKFALIGRANFKFMSMNDIRKDAGEGWNLKGRISLSPMGKGFILFQFELEGDMSAIWRRNLIKVRGQLIRFQRWKPDFDVHAVNNPTKLVWIRFPGLPLEYWHEKILLTMAKGAGRPVALDRRTRSAAMGNFARV